A DNA window from Pseudorasbora parva isolate DD20220531a chromosome 5, ASM2467924v1, whole genome shotgun sequence contains the following coding sequences:
- the tent5c gene encoding terminal nucleotidyltransferase 5C produces the protein MTNMASASSSSESESQSVLTWEQVSRLNDVLTEAVPVHGRGNFPTLEVRLKDIVQMVRNRLELRGITVKDVRLNGSTASHVLVKDIGWSYKDLDVIFRVDLPREEEFQLIKDVVLSTLLDFLPEGVNKEKITPMTLKEAYVQKLVKVYTEQDRWSLISLSNNNGRNVELKFVDSIRRQFEFSVDSFQIILDSVLSYYDFSENTMSQHFHPTVVGESVYGDFAVALDHLRNKLIATKRPEEIRGGGLLKYCNLLVRDFKPTDEDEFKALERYMCSRFFIDFPDIGEQQRKLETYLQSHFVGEEKNKYNYLMILRRVVNESTVCLMGHERRQTLNLISLTAFRVLAEQNAIPDASNVTCYYQPAPYVRDLNFNNYYVASCNQSIPTWLPCN, from the coding sequence ATGACAAACATGGCCTCAGCCTCATCCAGCAGTGAAAGTGAATCGCAAAGTGTGCTTACCTGGGAGCAAGTGAGTCGCTTGAACGACGTGCTGACAGAGGCTGTGCCAGTCCATGGACGTGGCAACTTTCCCACCCTGGAGGTCCGGCTAAAGGATATCGTACAGATGGTGAGGAATCGTCTGGAGCTGAGGGGCATTACAGTCAAAGATGTGCGTCTGAATGGCTCCACTGCTAGCCACGTGCTGGTAAAGGACATTGGCTGGAGCTACAAAGACCTGGATGTCATCTTCAGGGTAGACCTTCCTCGGGAAGAGGAGTTCCAGCTCATCAAAGATGTGGTTCTGAGCACTTTGTTAGACTTTTTGCCTGAGGGGGTGAACAAAGAGAAGATCACTCCTATGACCCTGAAAGAGGCCTACGTCCAGAAGCTGGTCAAAGTCTACACGGAGCAGGACCGCTGGTCCCTCATCTCTCTGTCCAACAACAACGGCCGCAATGTGGAACTTAAGTTTGTGGACTCGATCCGGAGACAGTTCGAGTTCAGCGTGGACTCCTTCCAAATCATTTTGGATTCTGTGCTGTCCTACTATGACTTCTCGGAAAACACCATGTCTCAGCATTTCCACCCTACTGTGGTCGGGGAGAGCGTGTACGGTGACTTTGCCGTGGCTCTTGACCACCTCAGGAACAAGCTGATTGCCACCAAGCGACCAGAGGAGATCCGCGGAGGTGGTTTGCTCAAATACTGCAACCTCCTGGTGAGGGACTTCAAGCCGACGGACGAAGATGAATTTAAAGCTCTGGAGCGTTACATGTGCTCCCGTTTCTTCATTGACTTTCCCGACATTGGTGAGCAACAGCGAAAACTGGAAACTTATCTGCAAAGCCACTTTGTCGGTGAGGAGAAGAACAAGTACAACTACCTCATGATTCTGCGCCGGGTCGTGAACGAGAGCACTGTGTGTCTCATGGGACACGAGAGGCGGCAGACACTCAACCTCATCTCGCTGACGGCGTTTCGGGTGCTCGCCGAGCAGAATGCCATACCTGATGCGTCCAACGTTACCTGCTACTACCAGCCGGCTCCATATGTCCGAGACCTGAACTTCAACAACTACTATGTGGCCTCTTGTAACCAGTCCATTCCAACTTGGTTGCCTTGTAACTAA